A DNA window from Primulina tabacum isolate GXHZ01 chromosome 12, ASM2559414v2, whole genome shotgun sequence contains the following coding sequences:
- the LOC142520252 gene encoding uncharacterized protein LOC142520252 produces MGPYQPDMLEYPGFDNWKRVNQGKTCAFLAHIGSAASSPHTIYERRAENLMRPPQHIDKVMHAQSKEEKEKNRLRLSTSIVAVRWLALQGCAFRGNDESLSSSNRGNFLELVKDFAKMNIEIDEIVLENAPKNAQYIAPEIQKEILHIMANRVRQMVREEVGDKYFCILVDEARDISKREQMVIILRFVNNHGILTERFFAIKSVSDTTSMNLKNEISNVLVHHDLHVKKIRGQGYDGASNMRGAWNGLQALFLKDCPYAYYVHCFAHRLQLTLVSAAKDVSVIWEFFSHLDNIVNIVTFSTKRIAELHTAQRNEIEYMLSIGERDSGSGANQIGNLQRARATRWSSHYDSVKSLIGMYTATCKVFDVLSDYSPNGRVKAEVRGIYRNMTSFEFVFILHLMHKIMRTTDTLCQILQRKSQDILTAITFVTTTKTCLQEFRECGWNEFLQEVKVFCSRNEIDVPDLDCLYKIGRACRQTTIEHHYHFDVFNAAIDFILMELNTRFNESSVELLSLSTALDPKNSFDSFNSDDICKLAKKFYPGDFTDQEIVALEYELIHYKLDVMQNLKVSTLVELCQQLTESGRSSVYVMLTRLIHLVLTLPVSTATTERAFSAMKHVKTALRNKMEDDFLADCLTLYIERDLAKHIDAFKFFNPIAPSSIGLQIISQAIGGCFVSHTNFRQGV; encoded by the exons ATGGGGCCTTATCAACCAGATATGTTGGAGTATCCAG GATTTGACAATTGGAAAAGGGTAAACCAAGGAAAAACATGTGCTTTTCTTGCCCATATTGGTTCTGCAGCTTCTTCACCTCATACTATATATGAgagaagggctgaaaatttgatgAGGCCCCCACAACATATTGATAAAGTGATGCATGCACAATCTAAagaggaaaaagagaaaaatcgtCTGCGTTTGAGCACCTCAATTGTAGCTGTTCGTTGGCTAGCACTTCAAGGTTGTGCTTTTAGAGGTAACGATGAATCTCTATCTTCATCTAATCgtggaaattttcttgaattggtGAAGGATTTTGCAAAAATGAATATAGAAATTGATGAAATTGTGCTTGAGAATGCTCCAAAAAATGCCCAATATATCGCTCCAGAAATTCAGAAAGAGATTTTACATATTATGGCCAATAGAGTACGACAGATGGTTcgtgaagaagttggagataaATACTTCTGTATTCTTGTTGATGAAGCCCGAGATATATCTAAACGAGAGCAAATGGTCATTATATTGAGGTTTGTGAACAATCatgggattttgacagaaagATTTTTTGCCATCAAAAGTGTTAGTGACACTACCtcaatgaatttgaaaaatGAGATATCAAATGTTCTTGTTCATCATGATCTCCATGTTAAGAAAATCAGAGGCCAAGGATATGATGGTGCTAGCAATATGCGTGGAGCGTGGAATGGACTTCAAGcattatttctcaaagattgtcCCTATGCATACTATGTCCACTGTTTTGCACATCGTTTACAATTGACATTGGTTTCTGCAGCTAAGGATGTTAGTGTTATTTGGGAATTCTTTTCTCATTTGGACAATATTGTTAATATTGTCACTTTTTCTACTAAGCGCATTGCTGAATTACATACTGCACAAAGAAATGAAATTGAGTATATGTTGTCAATTGGAGAACGTGATTCTGGAAGTGGTGCAAACCAGATTGGTAATTTGCAACGAGCAAGAGCTACTCGTTGGAGTTCTCACTATGATTCGGTAAAAAGCTTGATAGGTATGTACACTGCAACTTGCAAAGTTTTTGATGTTCTCAGTGATTATTCTCCAAATGGAAGAGTTAAGGCTGAAGTTCGGGGGATTTATAGAAACATGACAAGCtttgaatttgtgtttattttgcacttaatgcataaaattatgagaacaaCAGATACTCTTTGTCaaattcttcaaagaaaatctcaaGACATTTTGACTGCTATCACATTTGTCACTACTACCAAAACTTGCCTTCAAGAATTCAGAGAATGTGGGTGGAATGAATTTCTTCAGGAAGTTAAAGTTTTTTGCTCAAGAAATGAAATTGATGTACCTGACCTTGATTGTCTATATAAGATTGGACGTGCCTGTCGGCAAACTACAATAGAACATCATTACcactttgatgtttttaatgcagCAATAGATTTCATTTTGATGGAGTTAAATACTCGGTTCAATGAGTCATCGGTGGAACTTCTTTCTCTTAGTACAGCTTTAGATCCTAAAAATTCATTTGACTCATTTAACAGTGATGATATTTGCAAGCTTGCGAAGAAGTTTTATCCTGGAGATTTCACAGATCAAGAAATTGTTGCTTTGGAGTATGAATTGATACATTATAAACTTGATGTGATGCAGAATTTAAAGGTTTCTACACTTGTTGAGTTGTGTCAGCAATTGACCGAGAGTGGACGGTCAAGTGTTTATGTTATGTTGACTAGATTGAttcatcttgttttgacattacCTGTGTCTACTGCCACTACTGAGCGGGCTTTTTCAGCAATGAAGCATGTGAAGACGGCACTTCGCAATAAAATGGAGGATGACTTTCTTGCCGATTGTTTGACACTCTATATTGAACGAGATTTAGCTAAACATATTGAT GCCTTCAAGTTTTTCAACCCCATTGCTCCATCCTCTATTGGTTTACAAATCATATCCCAAGCAATTGGTGGATGTTTTGTCAGCCATACAAACTTCCGACAAGGAGTTTGA